In one Ornithinimicrobium pratense genomic region, the following are encoded:
- the galK gene encoding galactokinase: MTGQGSVGLSWLAPAQDELVVAQLGEAAQTLFGHAPDGVWMAPGRVNLIGEHTDYNSGLSLPFALPHRTYAAVRRRRDGVLRIASVQKGGIGWAGRVEQVRTVAEAGKLGAGEAGRPAGAEEQAGVTDSRSGSPVGWPAYVAGVFAALTEQVGADELGADVLIDGRVPLGAGLSSSAALSCSVAVALRDLVPGLRNLEDADLVAACIRAENDYAGAATGGMDQTISVRAREEHLLLIDSGDGSLTPVPWTLPDHRVLVVDTRAHHSLGDGQYAARRHTCEAAAAALGVGSLSELEAARLDEAEVIAVLGAVPDGLPRVRHVVSENQRVIDLLAALDARDTAQVGALMTASHVSLREDYEVSCRELDVAVGAALAAGAAGARMTGGGFGGSAIALVRGTELNRVAGAVHAAFVAAGLEEPRFLVAEPSRPAGRVSG; this comes from the coding sequence ATGACCGGGCAGGGGTCGGTGGGCCTGAGCTGGCTTGCGCCAGCGCAGGACGAGCTCGTCGTGGCGCAGCTGGGGGAGGCCGCCCAGACGCTCTTCGGCCACGCCCCCGACGGTGTCTGGATGGCCCCCGGCCGGGTCAACCTGATCGGCGAGCACACCGACTACAACTCCGGCCTCAGCCTCCCTTTTGCGCTGCCGCACCGCACCTACGCCGCCGTGCGTCGACGCAGGGATGGGGTGCTACGCATCGCGTCGGTCCAGAAGGGCGGGATCGGCTGGGCGGGCCGGGTCGAGCAGGTGCGGACCGTTGCTGAGGCGGGGAAGCTGGGCGCGGGGGAGGCGGGGCGTCCCGCAGGCGCGGAGGAGCAGGCGGGCGTGACGGACAGCCGGTCGGGTTCTCCGGTCGGCTGGCCGGCATATGTGGCAGGGGTCTTCGCGGCGCTGACCGAGCAGGTAGGTGCCGACGAGCTGGGCGCCGATGTGCTCATCGATGGGCGGGTGCCGCTGGGGGCCGGGTTGTCGTCCTCGGCAGCGCTGTCCTGCTCAGTGGCGGTGGCCCTGCGTGACCTGGTGCCCGGCCTGCGCAACCTCGAGGACGCCGACCTGGTCGCGGCCTGCATCCGGGCGGAGAACGACTACGCCGGCGCCGCCACCGGCGGCATGGACCAGACCATCTCCGTGCGGGCGCGCGAGGAGCACCTGCTTCTCATCGACTCCGGCGACGGCTCCCTGACGCCTGTGCCCTGGACGCTGCCCGACCACCGGGTGCTCGTCGTCGACACCCGGGCGCATCACTCCCTGGGGGACGGGCAGTATGCCGCGCGACGGCACACCTGTGAGGCGGCCGCTGCGGCGCTCGGGGTGGGGTCGCTCAGCGAACTCGAGGCTGCCCGGCTCGACGAAGCCGAGGTGATCGCCGTGCTGGGGGCGGTCCCGGACGGGCTGCCCCGGGTGCGGCACGTGGTGAGCGAGAACCAGCGGGTTATCGACCTGCTCGCGGCCCTGGACGCCCGGGACACCGCGCAGGTCGGAGCGCTGATGACCGCGTCCCACGTCTCGCTGCGGGAGGACTACGAGGTGTCCTGCCGCGAGCTGGACGTCGCCGTCGGGGCCGCGCTAGCTGCGGGCGCGGCCGGTGCGCGGATGACCGGCGGTGGCTTCGGCGGGTCGGCGATCGCGCTGGTGCGCGGGACCGAGCTGAATCGGGTCGCCGGCGCGGTGCACGCCGCGTTCGTCGCGGCCGGCCTCGAAGAACCCCGGTTCCTCGTCGCGGAGCCCAGCAGACCCGCGGGGCGAGTCAGCGGATAG
- a CDS encoding class I SAM-dependent methyltransferase, which produces MAPLRSSPDGGCGSGHLTGFLRSVGADVTGIDLVPDFIAHARQVGPEAHFQVGSLSRSSARRPRWRGCWRGVP; this is translated from the coding sequence GTGGCACCTCTAAGGTCCAGCCCGGACGGTGGGTGCGGTTCCGGTCACCTGACGGGTTTCTTGCGCTCCGTCGGCGCCGACGTGACGGGCATCGACCTCGTGCCAGACTTCATCGCGCACGCGCGGCAGGTCGGTCCGGAGGCGCACTTTCAGGTGGGGTCTTTGTCGAGATCGTCCGCCCGAAGGCCTCGGTGGCGGGGGTGCTGGCGTGGTGTTCCCTGA
- a CDS encoding EamA family transporter, translating into MPISHRLLAAAVAVLWGVNFTAIHASLEHFPPFLLVAVRFLLLALPTLLFVPWPGVPVRWLVGYGLGFGTLQFLFLYWGMATGMPAGLASLVLQASAPFTVVLGAVFLRERLTRAQVLGILIAVAGLAVVGAHRAQVAAVLPFLLTLAGALGWAAGNICNRQARPQNPLHLTLWMSVVPPLPMLAVSLLVEGPGEISRTLSTTFTPEAAPALVGLAYTVIFGTVVGTGIWTWLMARHPAGVVAPYSLLVPVAGMLAAWVALGETVAPLEALGGAVVVSGVLLGSLRRGPPHRRETFSAASLAEPVAAPDRSGPPSAPATPFVAPPFTFGNCR; encoded by the coding sequence ATGCCGATCAGTCACCGTCTCCTGGCCGCAGCCGTCGCGGTCTTGTGGGGGGTCAACTTCACCGCGATCCACGCCTCCCTGGAGCACTTCCCGCCGTTCCTGCTCGTGGCGGTCCGGTTCCTGCTTCTAGCGCTGCCCACGCTGCTGTTCGTGCCGTGGCCCGGGGTTCCGGTCCGCTGGTTGGTCGGCTACGGCTTGGGGTTCGGCACCCTGCAGTTCCTCTTCCTCTACTGGGGCATGGCCACCGGTATGCCGGCAGGGCTCGCCTCCCTGGTGCTGCAGGCCTCGGCCCCGTTCACGGTGGTCCTGGGTGCCGTCTTCCTGCGGGAGCGGCTCACCAGGGCCCAGGTGCTGGGCATCCTGATCGCCGTCGCCGGGTTGGCCGTGGTCGGTGCGCACCGGGCACAGGTCGCCGCGGTCCTGCCCTTTCTGCTGACCCTCGCGGGAGCGCTCGGCTGGGCGGCCGGCAACATCTGCAACCGGCAGGCCCGGCCACAGAACCCGCTGCACCTCACGCTCTGGATGTCGGTCGTGCCGCCCCTGCCCATGCTGGCCGTGTCGTTGCTGGTTGAGGGACCGGGCGAGATCAGCCGAACGCTGTCAACCACGTTCACCCCGGAGGCAGCCCCGGCCCTGGTGGGGCTGGCCTACACGGTGATCTTCGGCACCGTCGTCGGCACCGGCATCTGGACCTGGCTGATGGCCAGGCACCCGGCGGGGGTGGTGGCACCCTATTCCCTGCTCGTCCCGGTCGCCGGCATGCTGGCCGCCTGGGTGGCCCTGGGTGAAACCGTGGCACCGCTGGAGGCGCTAGGGGGCGCTGTCGTGGTCAGCGGGGTGCTGCTGGGGTCACTGCGTCGAGGCCCTCCCCACCGTCGTGAGACGTTCTCCGCGGCGTCGCTGGCCGAACCGGTGGCGGCACCCGACCGGTCGGGACCGCCGTCAGCCCCAGCCACCCCTTTCGTGGCTCCACCCTTCACATTTGGCAACTGTCGGTAG
- a CDS encoding LysR family transcriptional regulator: MDVRHLELLREFADRGSVTAVAEATGRTPSAVSQQLQTAQREFGAELVVPEGRGLRLTAAGELLARRAVDVAVVLAEVAADWDAFRRQPSGAVSVVTLPSAGEYLLPAALGTLAAEGIQVTCTDDDVAEADWADLAKDHDIVIGHSLSGRRPPGTEQLRVAPIVREPLDVALPAGHALANRQTLTPTDLVDHPWIGVPEGFPFDTVLRAIEDETGARLHVVQRVRDNRLVEAFVAAGVGVALLPRFTTRLREGVQLRPLVGVDTGRQVLAIQRPDRAQRLAVRRTLAALRQAATDLLARSES; the protein is encoded by the coding sequence ATGGACGTGCGCCATCTGGAACTGCTCCGCGAGTTCGCCGACCGGGGAAGCGTGACGGCCGTCGCCGAGGCGACCGGGCGCACGCCGTCTGCCGTGTCGCAGCAGCTGCAGACGGCCCAACGAGAGTTCGGCGCAGAGCTCGTGGTGCCCGAGGGTAGAGGTCTGCGGCTGACCGCTGCGGGGGAGCTGCTGGCACGGCGTGCGGTGGATGTGGCGGTGGTCCTGGCTGAGGTGGCGGCGGACTGGGACGCCTTCCGGCGCCAACCCAGCGGAGCCGTCTCGGTGGTCACCCTGCCCAGTGCCGGCGAGTACCTGCTGCCCGCCGCACTAGGCACCCTCGCAGCGGAGGGGATCCAGGTCACCTGCACCGACGATGACGTGGCGGAAGCGGACTGGGCCGACCTGGCCAAGGACCATGACATCGTCATCGGTCACTCGCTCAGTGGTCGACGCCCACCCGGCACCGAACAGCTGCGGGTCGCACCGATCGTGCGCGAGCCCCTCGATGTGGCGCTGCCCGCCGGGCACGCGCTCGCGAACCGGCAGACACTGACGCCGACCGACCTCGTGGACCACCCCTGGATCGGAGTGCCAGAAGGGTTCCCCTTCGATACCGTGCTCCGCGCCATCGAGGACGAGACCGGTGCACGCCTGCACGTCGTACAGCGGGTGCGGGACAACCGCCTGGTGGAGGCTTTCGTCGCGGCAGGTGTTGGGGTAGCTCTGCTGCCGCGCTTTACCACGCGGCTGCGAGAAGGAGTCCAGCTGCGACCACTCGTCGGCGTCGACACGGGGCGTCAGGTGCTGGCGATCCAGCGTCCCGACCGGGCTCAGCGCCTCGCGGTGCGACGCACGCTCGCCGCCCTCAGGCAGGCCGCGACGGACCTGCTCGCGCGCTCGGAGTCATGA
- a CDS encoding acetate/propionate family kinase → MRAVLVINAGSSSVKYQLLDPVTGQSHARGLIERIGLPTGAVHHTVDGVRHEQQLPVPDHEAAMHLLTRAFTQHGPDLSQVDLAAVGHRVVHGGADFADPVEVTPAVLATIERLVPLAPLHNPGNLDGITAAREAFPDVPQVAVFDTAFHQTMPEAAATYAVPKVWREQHRVRRYGFHGTSHAYVSRRVAELLGRPLEELRTVVLHLGNGASATAVEAGRSVDTSMGLTPLEGLVMGTRAGDLDPGLAGHLARVASMSMDDYDQALSKESGLLGLTGSADMREVMARRDEGDPDAELAFQVVVHRLLRYVGGFTAVLGGLDALVFTAGIGENDPRVRAAVVDRLAFLGVELDHAANEAAVRGVEGRISTPGSHVEVWVVPTNEELEIARQAAAVVEA, encoded by the coding sequence ATGCGCGCCGTCCTCGTCATCAACGCCGGCTCCTCATCGGTGAAGTACCAGCTGCTCGACCCTGTCACCGGGCAGTCGCACGCCAGGGGCCTCATCGAGCGCATCGGGCTGCCCACGGGCGCCGTGCACCACACGGTGGACGGGGTCCGGCACGAACAGCAGCTGCCGGTGCCGGACCATGAGGCGGCCATGCACCTGCTCACCCGCGCCTTCACCCAGCACGGTCCCGACCTCTCCCAGGTCGACCTGGCCGCCGTCGGGCACCGTGTCGTGCACGGCGGCGCCGACTTCGCCGACCCCGTCGAGGTCACGCCTGCGGTGCTGGCCACGATCGAGCGTCTGGTGCCATTGGCCCCGCTGCACAACCCTGGCAACCTGGACGGCATCACCGCGGCGCGGGAGGCCTTCCCCGACGTGCCGCAGGTCGCGGTCTTCGACACCGCCTTCCACCAGACCATGCCGGAAGCGGCCGCGACCTACGCGGTGCCCAAGGTATGGCGTGAGCAGCACCGGGTGCGCCGCTACGGCTTCCACGGCACCTCGCACGCCTACGTCTCACGGCGCGTGGCCGAGCTGCTGGGCCGTCCACTCGAGGAGCTGCGCACGGTGGTGCTGCACCTCGGCAACGGCGCGAGCGCCACCGCCGTCGAGGCTGGCCGGTCGGTCGACACCTCGATGGGGCTCACCCCGCTGGAGGGCCTGGTGATGGGCACCCGCGCCGGCGACCTGGACCCCGGCCTGGCCGGGCACCTGGCCAGGGTGGCAAGCATGTCGATGGACGACTATGACCAGGCGCTGTCCAAGGAGTCCGGCCTGCTCGGGCTGACCGGCTCGGCGGACATGCGCGAGGTGATGGCCCGGCGCGACGAGGGTGACCCCGACGCCGAGCTGGCCTTCCAGGTCGTCGTGCACCGCCTGCTGCGCTACGTCGGCGGTTTCACCGCCGTCCTCGGCGGGCTCGACGCCCTGGTCTTCACTGCCGGCATCGGGGAGAACGACCCCCGCGTCCGCGCCGCGGTGGTGGACCGCCTGGCCTTCCTCGGCGTGGAGCTGGACCACGCCGCCAACGAAGCCGCGGTCCGCGGTGTTGAGGGACGGATCAGCACCCCCGGCAGCCACGTCGAAGTGTGGGTGGTGCCTACCAACGAGGAGCTGGAGATCGCCCGCCAGGCCGCAGCCGTCGTCGAGGCCTAG
- the pta gene encoding phosphate acetyltransferase, whose amino-acid sequence MTRTLYVASAESVSGKSAIAVGLLAELCARGGRVGVFRPIVQAGGPDPLAELLHPLSTSQVSVDRAVGVTYDEVNLRTESAISTVVDRFHAFAAEHDTVLVIGSDYTGVPAPAEFSTNAAIAAHLGAAMVLIVPAVNRDVEESVTAALVSLHEAQARHAEVAAVIANRVPADQVPQMQEELQTRLRQDAEAQGGDTPAPLAFTLPADSTLAAPTVRDLMQAANGTLLAGDEALLDRETSGLLVAGMTTPHVLDRLREGNVLICPGDREEVLIAAILAHSASTFPSLSGIVLNGGFLPSQQVTRLVEGISVELPIITCQAGTMGAAMTMYAVRGRITPHSTRKIERARALVHDHLDLDALVPVAEDADAPSTSGNGHRVVTPLMFEHQLVARARAADAHIVLPEGTEDRILRAADTLLARKVARLTLLGDEAQIRERAATLGLHLDAAQVVDPETSPLRQGFATTYAELRSHKGVTAEHAYEVVADSAYFGTLMVHAGETDGMVSGSITTTAHTIRPALEVIRTSPGVSVVSSVFFMGLADRVLVYGDCAINPDPTAEQLADIAVSSARTAAQFGVEPRVAMLSYSTGGSGSGADVEKVRAATELVRERAPELLVEGPIQYDAAVDPAVAATKLKGSPVAGRATVLIFPDLNTGNNTYKAVQRSASAVAIGPVLQGLNAPVNDLSRGATVRDIINTVAITGIQAKG is encoded by the coding sequence GTGACCCGCACCTTGTATGTCGCGTCCGCCGAGTCCGTCTCCGGCAAGTCCGCCATCGCGGTGGGGCTGCTTGCCGAGCTGTGCGCCCGCGGGGGCCGGGTGGGTGTGTTCCGCCCGATCGTGCAGGCCGGGGGCCCTGACCCGTTGGCCGAGCTGCTGCACCCGCTGTCCACCTCGCAGGTCTCGGTCGACCGGGCCGTGGGCGTCACCTACGACGAGGTCAACCTGCGCACCGAGTCCGCGATCAGCACCGTGGTGGACCGCTTCCACGCGTTCGCGGCCGAGCACGACACCGTGCTCGTCATCGGCTCCGACTACACCGGTGTCCCCGCGCCCGCCGAGTTCTCCACCAACGCCGCCATCGCCGCCCACCTGGGGGCGGCCATGGTGCTCATCGTGCCGGCGGTGAACCGCGATGTCGAGGAGAGCGTGACCGCCGCTCTGGTCAGCCTGCACGAGGCACAGGCGCGGCACGCCGAGGTGGCCGCGGTGATCGCCAACCGGGTGCCGGCGGACCAGGTGCCACAGATGCAGGAAGAGCTGCAGACCCGGCTGCGGCAGGACGCCGAGGCCCAGGGCGGCGACACGCCCGCACCGCTGGCCTTCACCCTGCCGGCCGACAGCACCCTCGCCGCGCCGACCGTGCGCGACCTCATGCAGGCCGCTAACGGCACGCTGCTCGCCGGGGACGAGGCGCTGCTGGACCGGGAGACCTCGGGGCTGCTGGTAGCCGGGATGACCACGCCGCACGTGCTGGACCGGTTGCGGGAGGGCAACGTCCTCATCTGCCCCGGCGACCGCGAGGAGGTACTCATCGCCGCGATCCTGGCGCACAGCGCCTCCACCTTCCCCTCCCTGTCCGGCATCGTGCTCAACGGCGGCTTCCTGCCCAGCCAGCAGGTCACCCGCCTCGTGGAGGGCATCAGCGTCGAGCTGCCGATCATCACCTGCCAGGCAGGCACCATGGGGGCGGCCATGACCATGTATGCCGTGCGTGGCCGGATCACCCCGCATTCGACCCGCAAGATCGAGCGGGCCAGGGCGCTGGTCCACGACCACCTCGACCTGGACGCCTTGGTCCCGGTTGCCGAGGACGCCGACGCCCCGTCGACCAGCGGCAACGGCCACCGCGTGGTCACGCCGCTGATGTTCGAGCACCAGCTGGTCGCCCGGGCCCGCGCGGCCGACGCCCACATCGTGCTCCCCGAGGGCACGGAGGACCGGATCCTGCGGGCCGCCGACACCCTGCTGGCCCGCAAAGTGGCCCGACTGACCCTGCTCGGTGACGAGGCGCAGATCCGCGAGCGGGCCGCCACCCTGGGCCTGCACCTGGACGCGGCGCAGGTGGTCGACCCGGAGACCAGCCCGCTGCGTCAGGGCTTCGCCACGACCTATGCCGAGCTGCGCTCGCACAAGGGGGTCACCGCCGAGCACGCCTACGAGGTGGTGGCCGACTCCGCCTACTTCGGCACCCTCATGGTCCACGCCGGCGAGACCGACGGCATGGTCTCCGGTTCGATCACCACCACTGCGCACACCATCCGGCCGGCGCTGGAGGTGATCCGCACCTCCCCCGGCGTCTCGGTGGTCAGCAGCGTCTTCTTCATGGGCCTGGCCGACCGCGTGCTCGTCTACGGCGACTGCGCGATCAACCCCGACCCCACCGCCGAGCAGCTGGCTGACATCGCGGTGTCCTCGGCCCGCACCGCCGCGCAGTTCGGCGTCGAACCGCGGGTGGCAATGCTCAGCTACTCCACCGGCGGGTCCGGCTCGGGCGCCGACGTGGAGAAAGTCCGGGCCGCCACCGAGCTCGTCCGCGAGCGGGCACCGGAGCTGCTGGTGGAGGGGCCGATCCAGTACGACGCGGCCGTGGACCCCGCGGTCGCGGCGACCAAGCTGAAGGGCTCCCCTGTCGCCGGCCGCGCCACAGTGCTGATCTTCCCCGACCTCAACACCGGCAACAACACCTACAAGGCCGTCCAGCGCAGCGCCTCCGCGGTCGCTATCGGCCCGGTCCTGCAAGGTCTCAACGCACCGGTCAACGACCTGTCCCGCGGCGCCACCGTCCGGGACATCATCAACACGGTGGCGATCACCGGAATCCAGGCCAAGGGGTGA
- a CDS encoding alpha-galactosidase codes for MRTTVSGDLRPTLTHLRADGVSVLLEHGDDLLPIVRHWGAELGELSGEDLQAVALAAQLAHGDSPFDVADEVTVLPEHARAWIGRPGVEGSRQGRDWSPAFRTTAAPERQDGPDHQRVLTRAVDGAAYLSVVHELELHAGGLLRQRLTLTNDGQEGYAVGRIRLTLPVPERAGELLDFTGRHTMERIPQRQPFSAGVHSREVRTGRTGLDAVHLLCAGEPGFGFRHGQVWAVHLGWSGNQVSYAERLYNGARLLGAGELLEHGEVELGTGESLTTPWMYAAHGTGLDEVASRFHAFQRTQPHHPSRPRPVTLNNWEATYFDHSMPRLKELVDRASRVGAERFVLDDGWFGGRRDDTSSLGDWVVSAEVWPKGLGPLVDHVHARGMEFGLWVEPEMVSLDSDLARAHPEWLFSTGGRVGLASRQQHVLDLGHPGAYAHVRGQLLMLLRDYDIAYLKWDHNRYLNDAGHTPAGTPGVREHTLAAYRLMDELRSAAPGLEIESCAGGGGRVDLGVLERTDRVWASDCIDPLERQQIQRGTFLLVPPELVGTHIASGRSHTTGRRHDLDFRAATALWGHMGIEWDLTSCSEQELEQVATWVRLHREHRRLLHSGAVVNGDHHDDATWVHGVVAQDASEALFHVVSVGRPSTTGPHRVRLPALDPTQRYRVELLRPGQEPLVAGRGVVPWAVDGVVLPGRVLAEVGLPVQPMLPEHSQLWRVRRAGG; via the coding sequence GTGCGTACCACCGTCTCAGGCGACCTCCGGCCCACCCTGACCCACCTGCGAGCCGACGGCGTATCGGTCCTGCTGGAGCATGGTGACGACCTGCTGCCCATTGTGCGGCACTGGGGCGCCGAGCTCGGCGAGTTGTCCGGGGAGGATCTGCAGGCCGTCGCCCTGGCGGCACAGCTGGCCCACGGCGACAGCCCGTTCGACGTCGCCGACGAGGTCACCGTGCTGCCCGAGCACGCCCGCGCCTGGATTGGCCGCCCCGGCGTGGAGGGCTCACGTCAGGGCAGGGACTGGTCCCCGGCCTTCCGCACCACGGCCGCTCCCGAGCGCCAGGACGGGCCGGACCACCAGCGGGTGCTGACGCGCGCGGTGGACGGCGCGGCATACCTGTCCGTCGTGCACGAGCTGGAGCTGCACGCCGGCGGCCTGCTCCGGCAACGGCTCACCCTGACCAACGACGGGCAGGAGGGGTATGCGGTGGGTCGGATCCGTCTGACGCTGCCGGTGCCCGAGCGGGCCGGGGAGCTGCTGGACTTCACCGGGCGGCACACGATGGAGCGGATCCCGCAGCGCCAGCCGTTCAGTGCCGGCGTGCACAGCCGAGAGGTGCGCACCGGACGGACCGGCCTGGACGCCGTGCACCTGCTCTGCGCGGGGGAGCCGGGTTTCGGCTTCCGGCACGGGCAGGTGTGGGCCGTGCATCTGGGCTGGAGCGGCAACCAGGTGAGCTACGCCGAGCGCCTCTACAACGGGGCCCGGCTGCTGGGCGCCGGCGAGCTGCTGGAGCACGGCGAGGTCGAGCTGGGCACGGGGGAGAGCCTGACCACCCCATGGATGTATGCCGCGCACGGCACCGGGCTGGACGAGGTTGCCAGCCGGTTCCATGCCTTCCAGCGCACCCAGCCGCACCACCCGAGCCGGCCGCGTCCGGTCACCCTCAACAACTGGGAGGCGACCTACTTCGACCACTCGATGCCGCGGCTGAAGGAGCTGGTCGACCGGGCCTCGCGGGTGGGGGCGGAGCGGTTCGTCCTCGACGACGGCTGGTTCGGAGGTCGGCGTGATGACACGAGCAGCCTGGGGGACTGGGTGGTCTCCGCGGAGGTGTGGCCGAAGGGGCTGGGGCCCCTGGTGGACCACGTGCACGCCCGGGGGATGGAGTTCGGGCTGTGGGTGGAGCCGGAGATGGTGTCCCTGGACTCCGACCTGGCCCGGGCGCACCCAGAGTGGCTGTTCTCGACCGGCGGCCGGGTCGGCCTGGCCTCGCGTCAGCAGCACGTGCTGGACCTGGGACATCCCGGCGCCTACGCGCACGTCCGCGGCCAGCTGCTGATGCTGCTGCGGGACTACGACATCGCCTACCTGAAGTGGGACCACAACCGGTACCTCAACGACGCCGGGCACACGCCGGCCGGGACGCCGGGCGTGCGGGAGCACACCCTGGCGGCCTACCGGTTGATGGACGAGCTGCGCTCTGCCGCACCGGGTCTGGAGATCGAGTCGTGCGCCGGCGGTGGCGGGCGGGTCGACCTGGGGGTGTTGGAGCGCACTGATCGGGTGTGGGCCTCGGACTGCATCGATCCCCTTGAGCGGCAGCAGATCCAGCGGGGCACCTTCCTGTTGGTGCCGCCGGAGCTGGTTGGCACGCACATCGCCTCGGGCCGCTCCCACACGACGGGCCGCCGGCACGACCTGGACTTCCGGGCGGCCACCGCGCTGTGGGGGCACATGGGCATCGAGTGGGACCTGACCTCCTGCAGCGAGCAGGAGTTGGAGCAGGTGGCGACGTGGGTGCGCCTGCACCGTGAGCACCGTCGGCTGCTGCACTCCGGTGCGGTCGTCAACGGCGACCACCACGACGACGCGACCTGGGTGCACGGGGTGGTCGCCCAAGACGCCTCCGAGGCGCTCTTCCACGTGGTCTCGGTGGGTCGGCCTAGCACCACCGGCCCGCACCGGGTCCGGTTGCCGGCCCTGGACCCCACGCAGCGCTACCGCGTGGAGCTGCTTCGGCCGGGCCAGGAGCCGCTGGTGGCGGGTCGCGGCGTGGTGCCGTGGGCGGTTGACGGGGTGGTGCTGCCGGGGCGGGTGCTGGCCGAGGTGGGGCTGCCGGTGCAGCCGATGCTGCCCGAGCACAGCCAGCTGTGGCGGGTCCGGAGGGCGGGGGGATGA
- a CDS encoding aminotransferase class IV has product MSTVPPTSPSVPALEGVRVWVDGRLGGAAEGPAGGVGVGALDHGVTVGDGVFETAKVVDGVPFALDRHHDRMDRSLAGIGLDPLDRDRINEGIRAVLEIGGMTFGRLRCTVTAGVGPLGSDRLAGAATYVVSAMEVEQPGRTTTVAVVPWTRNERSALTGVKSTSYADNVVALAAAKERGHTEALLANTAGMLCEGTGSNVFVVVDGVVRTPTLQSGPLAGITRALTIEWLREDGVEVVEEQLPLSVLTEADEVWITSSTRDVAAVTHIDVVPPVTLLSGVHLEVPDLRPRDLPHGPLGRRAQEIFARRSTEEPNP; this is encoded by the coding sequence ATGAGCACCGTGCCGCCCACGTCCCCGTCCGTGCCCGCGCTGGAGGGGGTGCGGGTCTGGGTCGACGGCCGGCTCGGCGGCGCAGCTGAGGGGCCGGCGGGCGGGGTCGGGGTCGGCGCGCTCGACCACGGCGTGACCGTCGGCGACGGTGTCTTCGAGACGGCCAAAGTCGTCGACGGGGTGCCGTTCGCCCTGGACCGCCACCACGACCGGATGGACCGCTCACTGGCCGGGATCGGCCTGGACCCGCTGGACCGGGACCGGATCAACGAGGGGATCCGGGCGGTGTTGGAGATAGGGGGTATGACGTTCGGCCGCCTGCGCTGCACCGTGACCGCCGGTGTCGGTCCGCTGGGCAGCGACCGTCTCGCCGGCGCCGCCACCTATGTGGTCTCGGCCATGGAGGTGGAGCAGCCCGGGCGGACGACGACCGTGGCGGTGGTCCCGTGGACCCGCAACGAGCGCAGCGCCCTCACCGGGGTGAAGTCGACTTCCTACGCCGACAACGTCGTGGCGCTGGCCGCGGCCAAGGAGCGCGGCCACACCGAGGCGCTGCTGGCCAACACCGCCGGGATGCTCTGCGAGGGGACCGGCAGCAATGTCTTCGTCGTGGTCGACGGCGTGGTGCGTACTCCCACGCTGCAGTCCGGGCCGCTGGCCGGCATCACCCGCGCGCTGACCATCGAGTGGCTGCGCGAGGACGGGGTCGAGGTCGTCGAGGAGCAGCTGCCGTTGTCGGTGCTCACCGAGGCCGACGAGGTGTGGATCACCAGCAGCACTCGTGACGTCGCGGCGGTCACCCACATTGACGTCGTGCCGCCCGTCACGCTGCTGAGCGGGGTGCACCTGGAGGTGCCAGACCTGCGGCCGCGCGACCTACCGCACGGGCCGCTCGGCCGCCGGGCGCAGGAGATCTTCGCCCGTCGCTCGACGGAGGAGCCCAACCCCTGA